A section of the Acidobacteriota bacterium genome encodes:
- the fmt gene encoding methionyl-tRNA formyltransferase, which produces MRLIFMGTPEFAVPSLARLLSDGHDIAAVFTQPDKPAGRGKHLHAPPVKSFALEHQLMVYQPAKIKTNEEARAVFERLAPDACVVAAYGKILPEWMLRIPRLGCINVHASLLPKYRGAAPINWAIANGEWETGVTIMQMDVGLDTGAMFAKCATPIGETETAVELTARLAELGAALLSETLPRIERGEIMPEPQDEAAATYAPILKREDGLIDWQMSAREIACRVRAFQPWPATYTMFRGARLFLWQADESPISNDSANLNATTPFATITAIDKQGFVIACGRQTFLHIGEVQIEGKRRIPARDFLNGARLTVGDAITDTHSVN; this is translated from the coding sequence ATGCGATTGATTTTTATGGGAACGCCGGAATTTGCGGTGCCGAGTTTAGCGCGACTCCTAAGCGATGGGCACGACATCGCGGCGGTATTTACACAACCCGATAAACCCGCCGGGCGCGGTAAACATCTGCACGCGCCGCCTGTGAAAAGCTTTGCGCTTGAACATCAGTTGATGGTCTATCAACCGGCGAAAATCAAAACCAATGAAGAGGCGCGGGCGGTGTTTGAACGGCTCGCGCCGGATGCTTGCGTAGTGGCGGCTTACGGAAAAATTTTGCCCGAATGGATGCTGCGCATTCCGCGACTCGGTTGCATCAATGTTCACGCCTCGCTATTGCCGAAATACCGAGGCGCGGCGCCGATTAACTGGGCGATTGCCAACGGCGAGTGGGAAACCGGCGTGACGATTATGCAGATGGATGTGGGACTGGATACCGGCGCAATGTTCGCTAAATGCGCAACCCCGATTGGTGAAACGGAAACTGCTGTCGAACTCACTGCGCGACTTGCCGAACTCGGCGCGGCGTTGTTATCGGAAACCCTGCCGCGCATTGAACGCGGCGAAATCATGCCGGAGCCGCAAGACGAAGCGGCGGCAACCTATGCGCCGATTTTAAAACGCGAAGATGGGTTGATTGACTGGCAGATGTCGGCGCGAGAAATCGCTTGTCGGGTGCGCGCCTTTCAGCCTTGGCCTGCGACCTATACGATGTTTCGCGGCGCGCGATTGTTTTTATGGCAAGCAGATGAATCTCCAATTAGCAACGATTCAGCAAATTTGAATGCCACAACTCCATTCGCAACAATCACTGCAATTGATAAACAGGGATTCGTTATCGCTTGCGGCAGGCAAACGTTTTTACACATTGGCGAAGTGCAGATCGAAGGCAAACGTCGCATTCCTGCCAGAGATTTTCTCAATGGCGCAAGGTTGACGGTTGGCGATGCCATCACGGATACTCACTCGGTCAATTAA
- a CDS encoding CocE/NonD family hydrolase — MIIMASVMASKPGVVKKREDRLNFREIPIAEIWKCLISFALVPALTVQARCQQTGYAVVKEANVKIPMRDGIRLAANILRPDVHGRFPAIRSRTPYGKTEMQFLAEVENRQYQMS, encoded by the coding sequence ATGATCATCATGGCTAGTGTAATGGCGTCAAAGCCCGGCGTGGTCAAGAAAAGGGAAGATCGATTGAACTTTCGCGAAATTCCAATCGCAGAGATATGGAAGTGCCTCATCTCATTCGCCCTGGTTCCTGCTCTTACTGTGCAAGCGCGGTGCCAGCAAACGGGCTACGCGGTTGTCAAAGAGGCGAATGTCAAGATTCCCATGCGCGACGGGATTCGCCTCGCAGCAAACATTCTCCGGCCGGACGTGCATGGTCGCTTTCCCGCCATACGGTCGCGCACGCCTTATGGCAAGACCGAGATGCAATTTCTGGCGGAAGTGGAAAATCGCCAGTACCAAATGAGTTAG
- a CDS encoding ABC transporter permease: MQFVKAAVTPPYEGRELLRQMDEIGAKSLPLVALAGAAIGVVLSLHTRDSLIQFGAKSVLPALIIISIVKESGPIITALVVSGRVGAGIGAELGSMKVTEQIDAIEASAVNPYKFLAATRIIACMLMLPLLTIVADFCGILTGWLVNALAEPTPFKLFLNYGLAQADFADFLPSTFKTIVFGFIIGVIGCFQGMHAKGGTAGVGRASTSAVVLASLFVILADVILVRLIITFFPE, encoded by the coding sequence TTGCAATTCGTAAAAGCAGCGGTGACGCCGCCCTACGAAGGACGCGAATTGCTGCGTCAAATGGATGAAATCGGAGCAAAATCCCTGCCGCTTGTGGCGTTGGCGGGCGCAGCAATCGGCGTGGTGTTGTCTCTGCATACACGTGACAGTTTGATTCAGTTTGGCGCGAAGTCGGTATTACCGGCGCTCATTATCATCTCCATCGTCAAAGAGAGTGGGCCGATTATCACCGCTCTGGTAGTCAGCGGGCGCGTGGGTGCAGGCATCGGCGCGGAGTTAGGCTCTATGAAAGTCACCGAACAGATTGATGCCATCGAAGCCTCGGCGGTCAACCCTTACAAGTTTCTGGCAGCGACGCGCATCATTGCCTGCATGTTGATGCTGCCCCTGCTGACCATTGTGGCGGATTTCTGCGGCATCCTCACCGGCTGGTTGGTGAATGCGCTTGCCGAACCGACGCCATTCAAACTCTTTCTCAACTACGGTCTCGCGCAAGCGGATTTCGCAGACTTTTTGCCATCGACTTTCAAGACCATTGTCTTTGGCTTCATCATCGGGGTGATTGGATGTTTCCAGGGGATGCATGCCAAAGGTGGAACTGCCGGTGTGGGTCGCGCCTCGACGAGCGCCGTCGTGCTGGCTTCACTGTTTGTGATTTTAGCCGATGTGATATTGGTGCGATTGATTATTACGTTTTTCCCGGAGTGA
- a CDS encoding amidohydrolase family protein, protein MPLSGRTKEQRAELFREFAANNLAVVPTLIVGEALLTPYDKVAEVVADREGKIEARRKYLSGYLIEDWREQLAEKKEMKLDLTKLIAERLRDMREMREAGVRLMPGTDAAVLLIFPGFSLHDELRLFVEQIGMTPMEAIINATRCPAEFFGMADSLGTIEAGKIADLVLLEASPLENINHTQKIAAVMVNGKYYAKQTLARMMADVESATSKK, encoded by the coding sequence TGCCGCTTTCCGGTCGCACAAAAGAGCAACGCGCCGAGCTGTTCCGCGAATTCGCCGCCAACAATCTGGCAGTCGTCCCGACGCTGATTGTCGGTGAAGCCCTGCTGACTCCTTATGACAAAGTGGCCGAGGTGGTTGCGGACAGAGAAGGAAAGATTGAGGCGCGCAGAAAGTACCTTTCCGGCTACTTGATAGAAGACTGGCGCGAACAACTCGCGGAGAAGAAGGAAATGAAGCTCGACTTGACGAAGTTGATAGCAGAGCGGTTGCGCGACATGCGCGAGATGCGCGAAGCAGGAGTCCGACTGATGCCCGGCACGGATGCGGCAGTGCTGCTGATTTTCCCCGGCTTCAGTTTGCATGATGAACTGCGATTGTTTGTTGAGCAGATCGGCATGACCCCGATGGAAGCCATCATCAACGCGACTCGCTGTCCGGCGGAATTTTTCGGAATGGCGGATTCACTTGGAACTATCGAAGCGGGAAAAATCGCCGACCTGGTTCTGCTCGAAGCCAGTCCGCTTGAAAACATCAACCATACGCAAAAAATCGCGGCGGTTATGGTCAATGGCAAATACTATGCGAAACAAACCCTGGCAAGGATGATGGCGGATGTTGAGTCCGCTACGAGCAAGAAATAG